The following are encoded together in the Aerococcus mictus genome:
- the trmL gene encoding tRNA (uridine(34)/cytosine(34)/5-carboxymethylaminomethyluridine(34)-2'-O)-methyltransferase TrmL — MTNHIVLFEPEIPANTGNIARTCAATDTHLHLIEPLGFQTDDKHLKRAGLDYWDALDITYHDDLKAFMDYLDGRPLYLISKFATKNYTDIDYMAHKKRGEDIFLMFGKETTGLPEAFMHEHEDQCLRLPMDDTHVRCLNLSNCAAICIYEVLRQQAFNDLELTHSYDHDKLANLKKD; from the coding sequence ATGACAAACCATATTGTATTATTTGAACCAGAAATTCCAGCCAATACCGGAAACATTGCCCGTACCTGTGCGGCGACTGATACCCATCTGCACTTAATCGAACCCCTGGGCTTTCAAACCGATGATAAGCATTTAAAGCGAGCTGGCCTCGATTATTGGGATGCCCTAGACATTACCTACCATGACGATTTGAAGGCGTTTATGGACTATCTGGATGGACGACCTCTATATTTGATTAGTAAATTTGCTACCAAGAATTATACTGATATTGATTACATGGCCCATAAAAAGCGGGGCGAAGATATCTTCCTCATGTTTGGTAAGGAAACCACAGGTCTACCGGAAGCCTTTATGCATGAACATGAAGACCAATGTCTGCGTCTACCTATGGATGATACCCACGTCCGCTGCCTTAATTTGTCCAATTGTGCAGCGATTTGTATTTATGAAGTCCTCCGTCAACAGGCCTTCAATGACTTAGAACTCACCCATAGCTATGATCATGATAAGTTAGCAAATTTAAAAAAAGATTAA
- a CDS encoding xanthine phosphoribosyltransferase, whose protein sequence is MANLKQRILEDGKVFPNNVLKVDSFLNHQIDPSVISDIADKIIAHYQGREITKIVTVEASGIAPSIIIAEKLGVPMVFAKKQQPSTLKDQAVYGSKVHSYTKDTDSFVIISKQYLNSDDKVLIIDDFLANGEAAMGLIDIVSQAQAEVVGVGICIEKSFQDGRQRILDAGVDLYSEVRIAALADGKVEFAEGH, encoded by the coding sequence GTGGCAAACTTAAAGCAACGGATTCTTGAAGATGGTAAAGTATTTCCAAACAACGTTTTGAAGGTTGATTCATTCCTCAACCACCAAATTGACCCTAGTGTCATCAGTGATATTGCTGATAAAATCATTGCTCACTACCAAGGTCGCGAAATTACTAAAATCGTTACCGTCGAAGCTTCCGGAATCGCACCATCGATTATCATCGCCGAAAAATTAGGGGTTCCTATGGTTTTCGCTAAGAAGCAACAACCATCTACCCTTAAGGACCAAGCTGTTTACGGGAGTAAGGTGCATAGTTACACCAAGGATACCGATAGTTTTGTGATTATCAGTAAACAATACTTAAACTCAGACGATAAGGTTCTGATTATCGATGATTTCTTAGCTAATGGTGAAGCAGCTATGGGACTCATTGATATTGTTAGCCAAGCCCAAGCTGAAGTGGTAGGTGTGGGTATCTGTATTGAAAAATCCTTCCAAGATGGCCGCCAACGCATCCTCGATGCCGGCGTTGACCTCTATTCAGAAGTGCGGATCGCCGCTCTAGCCGACGGTAAAGTCGAATTCGCCGAAGGGCACTAA
- a CDS encoding 2-hydroxyacid dehydrogenase, with the protein MKIVSVQPLNVAKELIDELAQPLIEAGHDFVYYEYKTTDPKEMAKRTEGAEILIIDSTPFPEEVASKLEDTQLVDVAFTGVDHVAMDVLKDRGIMVNNASGYANQAVAELSLGLTLALYRHLQANDQETRKGSQLSQVYQGREIAGKTVGIIGTGSIGLATAALFKAFGANLIAYSRSEKEEAKALGIEYKSLEEVMAESDIVSIHLPNNAQTKGMISKAMIGKMKSSAVLINVARGPIVDNEALAQALNDEKIAGAGIDVFDSEPPLADDYPLLYAKNIQLTPHVGYLTDEAMVKLAKIAFNNIYHYLKDDPQNIVTE; encoded by the coding sequence ATGAAAATCGTTAGTGTCCAACCTTTAAATGTAGCAAAAGAATTAATTGATGAATTGGCCCAGCCCTTAATTGAGGCCGGGCATGACTTTGTATATTATGAGTACAAGACCACTGATCCTAAAGAAATGGCTAAGCGGACAGAAGGGGCGGAAATCCTGATTATTGATTCTACCCCTTTCCCAGAGGAAGTGGCCTCCAAATTAGAGGATACTCAATTAGTGGATGTGGCCTTTACCGGAGTAGACCATGTAGCCATGGACGTTCTTAAAGACAGGGGGATTATGGTTAACAATGCTTCTGGTTACGCTAACCAAGCCGTGGCTGAATTATCGCTTGGGCTAACCTTAGCACTCTATCGCCATCTCCAAGCCAATGACCAAGAAACCCGTAAAGGCAGCCAATTAAGCCAAGTATATCAAGGTAGGGAAATTGCTGGTAAGACGGTTGGGATTATCGGAACTGGATCGATTGGCTTAGCCACTGCTGCTCTCTTTAAGGCCTTTGGGGCGAATTTGATTGCCTACAGTCGCAGCGAAAAAGAAGAAGCCAAGGCTTTGGGCATTGAATACAAAAGTCTAGAAGAAGTGATGGCTGAAAGTGATATTGTTTCCATCCACCTACCGAATAACGCCCAAACCAAAGGCATGATTTCTAAAGCAATGATTGGGAAAATGAAGTCATCAGCAGTTTTAATTAACGTGGCCCGGGGACCGATTGTGGATAATGAAGCTCTAGCCCAAGCCCTTAACGATGAGAAGATTGCTGGGGCAGGGATTGATGTCTTTGATAGTGAACCACCATTGGCAGATGATTACCCACTTCTCTATGCTAAGAATATTCAACTCACTCCGCATGTGGGCTATTTAACAGATGAAGCCATGGTAAAATTAGCTAAAATCGCTTTTAATAATATTTATCATTACCTCAAGGATGATCCGCAAAATATCGTGACTGAATAG
- a CDS encoding nitronate monooxygenase family protein, producing the protein MKEQGKKKVIKKVSSALRKDIIMVPEVIEEAPGIQIFGRTIKSLLFSTDVATITYSNADAILAVYPFTPHPSIISAILQVASQPVFAGVGGGKTQGMRSVEIALLSEAEGALGVVCNAPMPIETIQAIEDRIDSPIISTVISEYDLLSKLNSGVDILNVANGRHTVELVKRVRDQFPDIPIIATGGKSEENIKRVIEAGADAISWTPPTNAELFQEVMDNYRDKSEERFMSNHDGLTLDAYEDKYNL; encoded by the coding sequence ATGAAAGAACAAGGCAAAAAGAAAGTTATCAAAAAAGTCAGTTCCGCTTTAAGAAAAGATATTATTATGGTGCCAGAAGTGATTGAAGAGGCGCCCGGTATTCAGATCTTTGGTCGTACCATTAAATCTCTACTATTTTCTACCGATGTCGCGACTATTACTTACTCTAATGCTGACGCCATCCTAGCGGTCTATCCTTTTACGCCTCATCCCAGCATTATTTCCGCGATCTTACAAGTCGCTTCCCAACCCGTTTTTGCTGGCGTAGGCGGGGGCAAGACTCAGGGCATGCGGAGCGTCGAAATCGCCTTGCTTTCAGAAGCTGAAGGGGCTTTAGGCGTGGTATGTAATGCCCCTATGCCAATCGAAACTATCCAAGCGATAGAGGATCGGATCGATTCCCCAATTATTTCTACCGTGATTTCAGAATATGACTTGCTTTCTAAGTTGAATAGCGGGGTAGATATTCTCAATGTTGCCAATGGCCGACACACCGTGGAATTAGTCAAGCGGGTTCGTGATCAATTCCCTGATATTCCTATTATTGCTACCGGCGGAAAATCCGAAGAAAATATAAAAAGGGTCATTGAAGCCGGGGCCGATGCGATTTCTTGGACCCCACCAACAAATGCTGAACTCTTCCAAGAAGTGATGGATAATTACCGGGATAAATCGGAAGAACGCTTTATGTCCAACCATGACGGCCTCACCCTAGACGCTTATGAGGATAAGTATAATTTATAA
- a CDS encoding sucrose-specific PTS transporter subunit IIBC, whose translation MNHKQVAQDIADALGKDNLLAAAHCATRLRLVLKDSQAVDQEAIDNNEGVKGTFEVNGQYQIIIGTGDVDKVYKELTAITGVQEASTEDIKAVAQSQEKSNPFMQLTKLLSDIFVPILPALVAGGLLLALNNLLTSPFGGVALVERSAVIADLSGMLGVIAGAPFTFLPVLLGFSATKRFGGNPYLGAAIGMAMVMPSLVSGYEVATVTAAGEMPYWDIFGFKIAQAGYQGQVLPVLAVAWILARLENFFHDHIHPAFDFTFTPMLAIIITGFLTFAIVGPVMRNVSDALTYGLTWLYEATGALGMGILGLFYSPIVITGLHQSFPAVETTLIANQATTGGSFIFPVASMANIAQGAACLAVMVITRNEKQKGVASSASVSALLGITEPAIFGINLKLRYPFYCAMIASGIASACLGFFHVLAVSLGSAGFLGIISIDSNSWIPFLVGVAISFISAFLLTFFYGKHSNKEAEKSEAAALQAEEAAESKPSQANRSGLEADIVLPAVASGQVKALKEVDDPVFSQEMMGKGTAILPSDGKVYSPLDGTLTVAYDTKHAYGLTGDNGVEVLIHIGIDTVNLQGQYFTSQVSQGQAVKRGDLLGTFDIEGIKSAGYDPTVMEIITNTGGYQSVTAVRESGTTLANEDLLAITNPS comes from the coding sequence ATGAATCACAAACAAGTTGCTCAAGATATTGCTGACGCACTTGGTAAGGATAACCTCCTTGCTGCTGCTCACTGTGCAACCCGCTTACGCTTAGTTTTAAAAGATAGTCAAGCTGTTGACCAAGAAGCGATTGATAATAACGAAGGGGTCAAAGGGACCTTTGAAGTGAACGGTCAGTACCAAATCATCATTGGAACTGGCGATGTAGATAAGGTTTATAAGGAACTCACTGCCATCACTGGCGTCCAAGAAGCCTCAACCGAAGACATTAAAGCTGTGGCTCAATCCCAAGAAAAAAGTAATCCCTTCATGCAGTTGACCAAACTCTTATCGGATATCTTTGTGCCAATCTTGCCGGCCTTAGTCGCAGGGGGCTTGCTTCTCGCCTTAAATAACCTTTTAACTTCACCTTTTGGAGGTGTGGCATTGGTCGAACGATCAGCTGTTATTGCTGATCTTTCTGGTATGCTAGGGGTCATTGCTGGTGCGCCCTTTACTTTCTTACCGGTTCTTCTGGGTTTCTCAGCGACCAAGCGTTTTGGCGGCAATCCTTATCTAGGAGCAGCCATTGGAATGGCCATGGTGATGCCGTCCTTAGTGAGTGGTTATGAGGTTGCCACAGTAACCGCGGCTGGAGAAATGCCTTATTGGGACATTTTTGGCTTTAAAATTGCTCAGGCCGGTTACCAAGGGCAAGTCCTACCTGTCTTAGCAGTCGCTTGGATATTGGCACGATTAGAAAACTTCTTCCATGATCATATCCATCCTGCTTTTGACTTTACCTTTACTCCAATGCTAGCCATCATTATCACCGGTTTTCTAACCTTTGCCATTGTAGGACCAGTGATGCGGAATGTTTCCGATGCCTTAACCTATGGCTTGACCTGGTTGTATGAAGCGACTGGGGCCTTAGGGATGGGAATATTAGGGCTCTTCTATTCACCAATCGTGATTACAGGTCTCCATCAAAGTTTCCCCGCCGTGGAAACCACTTTAATTGCTAACCAAGCCACAACAGGAGGGTCCTTTATCTTCCCTGTGGCATCCATGGCGAATATCGCTCAAGGGGCGGCCTGTTTAGCGGTGATGGTGATTACCCGTAATGAAAAACAAAAAGGGGTCGCTTCTTCAGCTTCAGTGTCTGCCTTACTCGGAATTACTGAACCAGCGATCTTTGGGATTAACCTCAAATTACGTTATCCTTTCTACTGTGCCATGATTGCTTCTGGGATTGCCTCAGCTTGTTTAGGTTTCTTCCATGTACTGGCAGTCTCCTTAGGCTCAGCCGGTTTCCTTGGCATTATTTCTATTGATTCCAATTCTTGGATTCCTTTCTTAGTGGGAGTTGCTATTAGTTTTATCTCTGCGTTCTTATTAACCTTCTTCTATGGAAAACACTCCAATAAAGAAGCCGAAAAATCAGAAGCAGCAGCTCTCCAAGCCGAAGAAGCCGCAGAAAGTAAGCCTAGCCAGGCGAATCGCTCAGGTCTTGAAGCTGACATAGTCTTACCTGCAGTCGCTAGTGGCCAAGTCAAAGCCTTAAAAGAGGTGGATGACCCTGTCTTTTCTCAAGAAATGATGGGCAAGGGGACTGCCATTCTTCCAAGTGATGGCAAGGTCTATTCACCCCTCGATGGAACCCTAACTGTGGCCTATGACACCAAGCATGCTTACGGTTTAACTGGGGATAATGGCGTGGAAGTCCTGATTCATATTGGTATTGATACCGTCAACTTACAGGGCCAATATTTCACTTCCCAAGTCAGTCAAGGTCAAGCAGTCAAACGCGGCGACCTCCTAGGAACTTTTGATATTGAAGGCATTAAGTCAGCTGGCTATGACCCTACAGTGATGGAAATTATTACCAATACTGGAGGTTATCAATCCGTCACCGCTGTGAGAGAAAGTGGAACGACTTTAGCTAATGAAGACCTTCTAGCAATCACTAACCCCTCTTAA
- a CDS encoding sucrose-6-phosphate hydrolase, producing MTQDPKWTRQLRYQAYEDWPNDYLGQLKEKVTHSPWRQHYHIQPESGLLNDPNGFSYYNGRWQLFYQYYPMGPVHGLKSWYHLSSKDLVHWESHGIALAPDSPYDSHGVYSGSALPVDDQLFLFYTGNARDRDWQRHPYQVGAWMDKNYQFTKIDPPLIRAVEAGYTDHFRDPQIFPYQDGYLMILGAQTEALKGQVLVYQSDNLKDWDFLGPLKLTSGESAYMMECPNYVKVDGKDLLIFCPQGLSQDELKYQNIYPNTYLSFDSIDWENLTLNDPNPLKNLDDGFDVYATQPFNAPDGRALAVSWLGLPDLTYPDADWGWTSVLSLVKELHFDQGHLYQRPVEEMESLRQSPIAITGSLEAGQKWAYDFEDNAYEINCSLDADSKLNFLVMSDDEEAAALDIEVDVPLGKVKVTRTDQGERVNPEYGQVRESHFTGGEDLQLQIFIDASSFEIFVQDGYKVLSGRIFPQKGQSQLIIKGSGRLGGEIYPLENINK from the coding sequence ATGACACAAGATCCCAAATGGACCCGGCAATTGCGCTACCAAGCCTATGAAGACTGGCCAAATGACTATCTGGGTCAGCTAAAAGAAAAAGTTACCCACAGCCCTTGGCGTCAACACTACCACATTCAGCCAGAAAGTGGTTTACTCAATGATCCCAATGGTTTTTCCTATTACAATGGTCGCTGGCAGCTTTTCTACCAATATTATCCTATGGGACCGGTTCACGGGCTCAAGTCCTGGTACCACCTCTCCTCCAAAGACCTGGTCCACTGGGAATCCCATGGCATTGCCCTAGCACCCGATTCTCCCTATGATAGTCACGGAGTCTACTCAGGATCTGCCCTTCCTGTGGATGACCAGCTCTTTCTCTTCTACACCGGGAATGCTCGCGATAGGGACTGGCAACGTCATCCCTACCAGGTCGGCGCCTGGATGGATAAGAACTATCAATTCACTAAAATCGATCCCCCCCTCATTAGAGCAGTTGAAGCGGGCTATACCGATCATTTTCGTGACCCGCAGATCTTCCCCTACCAAGACGGCTATCTCATGATTTTAGGCGCCCAAACCGAAGCGCTTAAAGGCCAGGTCCTAGTCTACCAAAGCGACAATCTTAAGGACTGGGACTTTCTCGGTCCCTTAAAATTAACTAGCGGGGAAAGTGCCTATATGATGGAATGCCCCAATTATGTGAAAGTGGATGGGAAAGACCTGCTGATCTTTTGCCCGCAAGGTTTGAGCCAGGATGAACTCAAGTATCAAAACATTTATCCCAATACTTATTTAAGCTTTGACTCCATTGATTGGGAGAACTTAACACTGAATGACCCTAATCCTTTAAAGAACCTGGACGATGGCTTCGATGTTTATGCCACCCAGCCCTTTAACGCGCCTGACGGTCGGGCTTTAGCCGTGTCTTGGCTAGGTTTACCAGACCTGACTTACCCCGACGCGGACTGGGGCTGGACCTCGGTCTTGAGTCTGGTCAAGGAACTCCATTTTGACCAGGGGCATCTCTACCAACGACCGGTCGAAGAAATGGAGAGCCTGCGCCAAAGTCCTATAGCAATCACGGGCTCACTGGAAGCAGGTCAAAAGTGGGCCTATGATTTTGAAGACAATGCCTACGAAATCAACTGCTCACTAGACGCCGACTCCAAGCTTAACTTCCTGGTCATGAGTGATGATGAAGAAGCTGCCGCCCTTGACATTGAAGTAGACGTCCCTCTCGGCAAAGTTAAGGTAACACGGACCGACCAGGGAGAACGCGTTAACCCCGAATACGGCCAAGTCCGGGAAAGTCACTTTACAGGTGGAGAAGACCTCCAGCTACAAATCTTTATCGATGCCTCTTCCTTCGAAATTTTTGTCCAAGACGGCTATAAAGTCCTTAGCGGCAGAATTTTCCCCCAAAAAGGACAAAGTCAGCTTATAATAAAGGGAAGTGGTCGTTTAGGGGGCGAGATCTATCCCCTAGAAAATATTAACAAGTAA
- a CDS encoding LacI family DNA-binding transcriptional regulator, with the protein MAITLADVAKKAGVSATTVSRVINNYGYLSEKTIKKVRQAMEELNYQPNALARSLQGKGTQLIGLIFPSVAHPFYGELVEALESCFFEEGYYTILCNSANNKEKERHYLRMLAANQVDGIVAGAHNMGIEEYHHYQKQVVSFDRYLSEEIPIVGSDNFQGGQMATEMLSLRGAKRIGIFTGSQKSASPTNQRLEGYLSVIEAQKLNAYVYQLQEQRSPKITAQHIQSILKKDQLDGIFCTDDLTALVTLNAAKDLGLAVPQDLKIIGYDGSRFIQNYHPELSTIVQPIQDYANLIADLLIKKIKQPDSDLNRNYQLPVSYLQGKTC; encoded by the coding sequence ATGGCGATTACCCTAGCCGACGTGGCTAAAAAAGCCGGGGTGTCAGCAACGACTGTTTCCCGGGTGATTAATAATTATGGCTATCTCAGTGAGAAGACCATTAAAAAAGTCCGCCAAGCCATGGAGGAATTAAATTATCAACCCAATGCCTTAGCGCGGTCATTACAAGGTAAAGGGACGCAATTAATTGGTCTGATCTTTCCTAGTGTGGCCCACCCCTTCTATGGAGAATTAGTGGAAGCCTTGGAAAGCTGTTTTTTTGAAGAGGGGTATTACACCATCCTCTGTAATTCAGCTAATAATAAAGAAAAAGAGCGCCATTATTTGCGCATGTTGGCTGCTAACCAGGTGGACGGTATTGTCGCTGGGGCTCATAATATGGGAATAGAAGAATATCATCACTATCAAAAGCAAGTCGTTTCCTTTGACCGCTACCTTTCCGAAGAAATTCCCATTGTTGGTAGCGATAACTTCCAAGGGGGACAAATGGCGACAGAAATGCTGTCCCTCCGCGGAGCCAAAAGGATCGGAATCTTTACCGGTAGTCAAAAATCTGCCTCACCGACTAACCAGCGTTTGGAAGGTTATCTCTCCGTCATCGAAGCCCAAAAGCTGAATGCCTATGTTTACCAGCTCCAAGAGCAGCGGTCACCTAAAATAACCGCCCAACACATTCAGAGTATCCTGAAAAAGGACCAGCTGGACGGTATTTTCTGTACCGATGACCTGACTGCCCTAGTCACTTTGAATGCAGCCAAAGACCTAGGTCTAGCGGTTCCCCAAGATTTAAAAATTATTGGCTATGATGGTAGCCGTTTTATCCAAAACTACCATCCCGAACTTTCTACCATTGTTCAGCCCATCCAAGATTACGCCAATCTGATCGCTGATCTATTAATTAAGAAAATTAAGCAACCGGATAGCGACCTTAACCGCAATTACCAACTCCCAGTTTCCTATCTACAAGGTAAAACGTGCTAG
- a CDS encoding DUF4931 domain-containing protein: MGKPLIFHKEIAAQKPENYRNEGAYCPFCDREALTNIFREEDDKIWLMNKYRTLDDTVQTLVIESQEHWADTPTYSKEENRQIFRFTFDCWLDMLRDDQFESVLLFKNYGPLSGGSLRHPHSQIVGLKDKDGYEEISLDAFKGLEVGKKGNVTVTLSTQPIMGMTEFNVSIADLNQLDDFADAVQSIVTYILTDDFSSRSGSYNLFFYPLGGRYYCKVFPRFIASPYFIGFKIGQVSYQGHLEKVVAELQDYLPF, from the coding sequence ATGGGAAAGCCATTGATTTTTCATAAGGAAATTGCGGCGCAAAAGCCGGAAAACTATCGCAATGAGGGGGCTTATTGTCCCTTCTGTGATCGCGAGGCGCTAACCAATATCTTCCGTGAAGAAGATGATAAGATTTGGCTTATGAATAAATACCGCACTCTGGATGATACGGTGCAAACCCTGGTGATTGAGTCCCAGGAGCATTGGGCCGATACCCCTACCTATAGTAAGGAAGAAAACCGCCAAATTTTTCGTTTCACCTTTGATTGTTGGCTAGACATGTTGAGAGATGACCAATTTGAGAGTGTCCTCTTATTTAAAAATTATGGGCCCCTTTCCGGCGGGTCTTTGCGCCACCCTCACTCACAGATTGTGGGACTGAAGGATAAGGATGGCTATGAAGAAATTAGCCTGGATGCCTTTAAGGGTTTAGAAGTTGGCAAGAAGGGGAATGTCACCGTTACTCTGTCCACCCAACCGATTATGGGGATGACAGAATTTAATGTTTCGATCGCTGATCTCAACCAGCTGGATGACTTTGCGGATGCGGTCCAAAGCATTGTGACCTATATTTTGACGGATGACTTTAGTTCACGGAGTGGGTCTTACAATCTCTTTTTCTATCCCTTAGGCGGACGCTATTATTGTAAGGTTTTCCCGCGCTTCATTGCTAGTCCTTATTTTATCGGCTTTAAGATTGGTCAGGTTTCCTACCAGGGGCACTTAGAAAAGGTAGTTGCCGAACTCCAAGACTACCTTCCTTTTTAG
- a CDS encoding nuclear transport factor 2 family protein — protein METIDQLAAIEEIKQCKARYWRAIDSKDFDLLRTVFADDVTFDTSLVAHDPIKGQHPLIPQKTIPSSSCEEIIKNAKRLMGEHVQSAHMGHIPEIEITSDNTAHAYFPFEDRVVNLGVSAFIGYGYYDDYFEKIDGQWKVKNSKVYRYRVVFDDLLD, from the coding sequence ATGGAAACAATCGACCAATTAGCTGCTATCGAAGAAATTAAACAATGTAAGGCCCGGTATTGGCGGGCAATTGATAGTAAGGATTTCGACCTACTTCGGACAGTATTTGCTGACGATGTCACTTTTGATACGTCACTGGTAGCCCATGACCCCATCAAGGGACAACATCCACTCATCCCCCAAAAAACCATCCCTTCAAGCTCGTGTGAAGAAATTATTAAAAACGCTAAACGCTTGATGGGTGAGCATGTCCAAAGCGCCCACATGGGACATATTCCTGAAATTGAAATCACTTCAGACAATACGGCCCACGCCTACTTCCCTTTTGAAGACCGGGTAGTTAACCTAGGAGTATCAGCCTTTATCGGTTATGGCTACTATGATGATTATTTCGAAAAAATCGACGGGCAATGGAAGGTAAAAAATAGTAAGGTCTACCGTTACCGAGTTGTCTTTGACGATTTATTGGATTAA